A single Funiculus sociatus GB2-C1 DNA region contains:
- a CDS encoding beta-ketoacyl-ACP synthase: MVEVVVTGIGLISALGTSLESSWQQLISGKSGIQLHQPFGELSPRPLALIGKQPVQLETLTGLVVAAALQDAALVAPLPDCGVVIGSSRSHQASWEKLAREFYRADPPQSPRDQGGLGKQWLEALPHMNAIASARSIGATGAVLAPMAACATGIWAIAQGFHLIKSGQCQQVIAGAVEAPITPLTLAGFKQMGALAQSGAYPFDRHREGLVLGEGAAVLVLESADLAKRRSARIYGQVLEFGLTADAYHASAPEPGGKSAIAAIKQCLERSHLSPSDIDYIHAHGTATQLNDHNEAQLIRKLFPQAVPVSSTKGATGHTLGASGALGAAFSLMALQHQILPPCVGLKESDFDLNLVTVSRPAEIRRVLCFSFGFGGQNAVVALSKM; the protein is encoded by the coding sequence ATGGTGGAAGTTGTTGTCACTGGAATTGGTTTGATTTCAGCTTTGGGTACAAGCTTGGAGTCCAGCTGGCAACAGCTAATATCGGGTAAATCTGGTATTCAGCTGCATCAACCTTTTGGGGAACTTTCCCCGCGTCCCTTGGCGCTGATAGGCAAACAACCAGTCCAGTTAGAAACTTTGACTGGGCTGGTTGTCGCTGCGGCGTTGCAAGATGCTGCTTTGGTTGCACCTTTGCCTGATTGTGGCGTGGTAATCGGTTCTAGTCGCTCTCATCAGGCATCTTGGGAGAAATTGGCGCGGGAGTTTTATCGGGCAGATCCCCCCCAATCCCCCCGTGATCAGGGGGGGCTAGGAAAGCAATGGTTGGAGGCGCTGCCGCATATGAATGCGATCGCATCCGCAAGGTCTATCGGGGCAACAGGCGCGGTATTGGCACCAATGGCGGCTTGTGCAACTGGAATTTGGGCGATCGCGCAAGGCTTTCACTTGATAAAATCTGGGCAGTGTCAGCAAGTCATTGCTGGGGCGGTGGAAGCCCCAATTACACCATTGACCCTGGCTGGATTTAAGCAGATGGGTGCTTTAGCCCAATCTGGCGCTTATCCTTTCGACCGACACCGGGAAGGATTGGTTTTGGGAGAAGGGGCTGCTGTGTTGGTACTTGAATCAGCGGATTTAGCAAAGCGACGGTCAGCACGAATTTATGGTCAAGTGCTGGAATTTGGCTTGACAGCAGATGCTTATCATGCTAGTGCGCCGGAGCCGGGAGGGAAAAGCGCGATCGCGGCTATCAAACAATGTTTAGAACGCAGCCACCTTTCCCCATCTGACATCGATTACATTCACGCCCACGGTACAGCTACCCAGCTAAATGACCACAACGAAGCACAGCTAATTAGGAAGTTGTTTCCCCAAGCAGTTCCAGTTAGTTCCACCAAGGGAGCCACAGGACATACACTGGGAGCATCAGGAGCCTTGGGTGCAGCTTTTAGCCTGATGGCATTGCAGCATCAAATTTTACCGCCGTGTGTCGGGTTGAAAGAATCAGATTTTGATTTGAATTTAGTTACAGTCTCGCGTCCGGCTGAGATTCGGCGGGTGCTTTGTTTTAGCTTTGGTTTCGGAGGACAGAATGCGGTGGTAGCGTTGAGTAAAATGTAA